A single Balaenoptera ricei isolate mBalRic1 chromosome 13, mBalRic1.hap2, whole genome shotgun sequence DNA region contains:
- the PFN4 gene encoding profilin-4, which produces MSHLQNLLLDTLLGTKHVDSAALIKLQEQSLCVASPGFSVMPSDVRTLVNGFAKNPLKTRREGLYFKEKDYKCVRADDYSLYAKSENTGVVVVKTRLYLLVATYTEGMYPSVCVEATEKLGEYLRRKGN; this is translated from the exons ATGAGCCATTTGCAGAACTTACTGTTAGATACACTCCTGGGAACAAAGCATGTGGACAGTGCAGCCCTCATCAAACTCCAGGAGCAGAGCCTATGTGTAGCATCACCTGGATTTAGT GTAATGCCCAGTGATGTCCGAACACTTGTGAATGGATTTGCCAAGAACCCTTTGAAAACCAGAAGAGAAGGATTGTATTTCAAGGAGAAGGACTACAAATGTGTCCGGGCAGATGACTATTCTCTTTATGCTAAGAGT gAAAACACTGGTGTGGTTGTTGTGAAGACCCGTCTGTATCTTCTGGTGGCAACTTACACTGAGGGCATGTATCCTAGTGTCTGTGTGGAAGCCACAGAGAAATTGG gaGAATAtctaagaagaaaaggaaattaa